The Clostridium sp. AWRP genome has a window encoding:
- a CDS encoding MATE family efflux transporter, giving the protein MNLNNEKLKMMRDEKISKVLLKMGIPTMIGMMVSALYNVVDAYFVGGLGTSQMGAVSITFPIAQVIVGLGMTFGNGAASYISRLLGEENETKANETASTALVSSLIVGIISIAVSLYFLDNILIGLGATKTILPYAREFAVIYITGSILNIFSVTMNNIVTSEGMAKLTMTSMLLSGIFNIILNPILIYSLGFGIKGSAISTVISQALASILYIWYMLSKKGSLRFSIYNFRFDGTIFTQIFKVGIPILVYQLLSSASMGLSNTAASNYGDSAVAAIGVVTRIMALGSYVVFGFMKGYQPVAGYNYGAKNYDRLNEATKVSLKWATIFCAATALILIMVPDQIVSLFSKNDAVLINIGGRALRANGIIFILFGFEQVYMCLFLALGMGKEGGILSISRQGMFFIPAILVMPQFLGIEGVIWAQPVADLLTVILTALFMLGVNKKLNNFMNQKEYLN; this is encoded by the coding sequence TTGAATTTGAATAATGAAAAACTTAAAATGATGCGTGATGAGAAAATCTCTAAAGTATTATTGAAAATGGGTATACCTACCATGATAGGTATGATGGTTTCTGCACTTTACAATGTTGTGGATGCTTACTTTGTGGGTGGCCTTGGAACCAGCCAGATGGGAGCAGTGTCCATTACATTTCCTATTGCGCAGGTCATAGTAGGACTTGGTATGACATTTGGTAATGGCGCTGCATCTTATATTTCCAGGCTTCTTGGGGAGGAAAATGAAACTAAGGCAAATGAAACAGCTTCTACTGCACTGGTTTCCAGTTTAATTGTGGGTATTATTTCCATAGCTGTATCTCTGTATTTTCTTGATAATATATTGATAGGTCTTGGAGCTACAAAGACAATATTACCCTATGCAAGAGAATTTGCAGTTATATACATTACAGGTTCAATTTTAAATATATTTAGTGTAACTATGAATAATATTGTAACATCTGAGGGAATGGCAAAATTAACAATGACTTCTATGCTGCTCAGTGGTATTTTTAATATTATATTAAACCCAATCTTAATCTATTCGTTAGGTTTTGGAATCAAGGGGTCAGCTATTTCAACTGTTATATCACAAGCATTAGCTTCTATTTTATATATCTGGTATATGTTAAGTAAAAAAGGCAGTCTCAGGTTTTCTATATACAACTTTAGATTTGATGGTACAATTTTTACTCAAATTTTTAAAGTGGGAATTCCAATTTTGGTTTATCAACTTCTGTCAAGTGCTTCAATGGGGCTTTCTAATACTGCTGCAAGCAATTATGGTGATTCAGCGGTAGCAGCCATCGGAGTGGTAACTCGTATTATGGCACTTGGAAGCTATGTTGTTTTTGGATTTATGAAGGGCTATCAGCCGGTTGCAGGATACAATTATGGTGCAAAAAACTATGATCGGTTAAATGAAGCCACAAAAGTATCACTTAAGTGGGCAACGATATTCTGTGCTGCAACTGCACTTATTCTGATTATGGTTCCTGATCAGATCGTGTCGCTGTTTTCTAAAAATGATGCAGTGCTCATTAATATAGGAGGAAGGGCACTTAGGGCAAATGGAATTATATTTATTTTGTTTGGATTTGAACAGGTATATATGTGCTTATTCCTTGCTCTTGGAATGGGAAAGGAAGGTGGAATTCTTAGTATTAGCCGTCAAGGAATGTTTTTTATCCCGGCTATTTTGGTTATGCCGCAATTTTTGGGGATCGAAGGCGTAATTTGGGCACAGCCTGTAGCAGATTTACTAACTGTTATTTTAACAGCACTATTTATGCTTGGGGTAAACAAAAAATTGAATAATTTTATGAATCAAAAAGAATATTTAAATTAG